Proteins from one Choloepus didactylus isolate mChoDid1 chromosome 4, mChoDid1.pri, whole genome shotgun sequence genomic window:
- the FAM214A gene encoding protein FAM214A isoform X4, with the protein MVEVMLLPDCCYDDGPTTEGIDLNDPAIKQDALLLERWILEPVPRQSGDRFIEEKTLLLAVRSFVFFSQLSAWLSVSHGAIPRNILYRISAADLDLQWNFSQTPTEHVFPVPNVSHNVALKVSVQSLPRQSNYPVLTCSIHTNIGLYEKKIQEHELKTRQHHNSKEVEQSSTNSSQRLCSKQTWTMASDSVLHVKNGTTPEYTAAVKNVKLYPSTGSKSDYGTSQANILGFSGLGDIKSHETSVRTLKSFSLINPSVSSHQSSWQSVGEANPLIGSLIQDRQEVIARIAQHLIHCDPSTSHNSGHSFNTQESSSFNSKLFRVSQENENVRKYKETSSIPSGSSEFTSSEDTSEKIKVKPEISRSETCVSNGPYSRQSLGETNPLIGSLLQERQDVIARIAQHLEHIDPTASHIPRQSFNVHDSNSFPSKVFRNLYEDKHLLEKNKDDASVSISNAKFSLTEDSREGKNLISDISFSSPKCNSKVKSSLKPQVRRNQPQENLSEIVQKTFQETQNKSTSLSTSSNMSHCKENNLDLTSRLQNTFSGCQLKEQENSNGIDKQYSDYNSIDKQICTSKSNKKIITNENCNPESLNNHQFDHSKNIDSKIKVTMLEMSGYLHKRENKCSNKDLKRPKTYEQNIQLNSTESCYYNKDNDGFKCKKPDQLKNEQEKNEPIDENSQYRSQRKDIKDSLSTCEQLKNTAVLNVPLKQSSMWRKHNFHSLDGTSTRAFHPQTGLPLLSSPVPQRKTQSGCFDLDSSLLHLKSLSSRSPQPCLNIGNDPDVHERPFLSSSAPPITSLSLLGNFEESVLNYRLDPLGIVDGFTAEVGASGVFCPTHLTLPVEVSFYSVSDDNAPSPYMGVITLESLGKRGYRVPPSGTIQVTLFNPNKTVVKMFVVTYDLRGMPANHQTFLRQRTFSVPVKQEMKRSVNKENIRHREERLLRYLIHLRFQSSKSGKIYLHRDVRLLFSRKSMEVDSGAAYELKSYTESPTNPQFSPRC; encoded by the exons ATGGTGGAAGTGATGCTACTACCAGACTGCTGCTACGACGATGGGCCCACCACCGAAGGAATTGATCTAAATGATCCTGCAATTAAGCAAGATGCATTATTGTTAGAAAGATGGATCTTGGAGCCAGTTCCTCGACA GAGCGGTGATCGATTTATTGAAGAGAAGACTCTTCTGTTGGCTGTCcgctcatttgtatttttttcacagTTAAGTGCTTGGCTGAGTGTTTCTCATGGTGCTATTCCACGAAATATTCTTTACAG AATCAGTGCTGCTGATTTAGACCTACAGTGGAATTTTTCCCAGACTCCAACTGAACATGTGTTTCCTGTTCCCAACGTTTCTCACAATGTGGCTTTGAAAGTCAGCGTTCAGTCCTTGCCCAGACAATCTAATTACCCAGTTTTGACTTGTAGTATTCACACTAATATTGGActttatgagaaaaaaattcaagaacaTGAACTTAAAACCCGTCAGCACCATAATTCTAAAGAAGTAGAACAGAGTAGTACAAACAGTTCACAGCGTCTGTGTAGCAAACAAACTTGGACAATGGCATCTGATAGCGTATTACATGTAAAAAATGGCACAACTCCAGAATATACTGCAGCTGTCAAAAATGTCAAACTATATCCAAGCACTGGCAGTAAATCTGACTACGGTACATCGCAAGCCAATATTTTAGGCTTCAGTGGCTTAGGAGATATAAAGTCACATGAAACATCAGTGAgaactttaaaatcattttcattgATCAATCCCAGTGTCTCTAGCCATCAGAGTTCCTGGCAGTCAGTTGGTGAGGCTAATCCTTTAATAGGCTCTTTAATTCAGGATCGACAAGAAGTTATTGCAAGAATTGCTCAGCATTTGATTCATTGTGATCCAAGCACTTCACATAATTCTGGACATTCATTTAATACACAAGAGTCTAGTTCATTTAATTCAAAACTTTTCCGGGTTtcacaggaaaatgaaaatgtgaggaaatacaaggaaacttcctccattCCTTCTGGTAGTTCAGAATTTACCTCCTCAGAAGACACCAGtgagaaaattaaagtaaagCCAGAAATTTCTCGAAGCGAAACTTGTGTTTCTAATGGTCCTTATTCTCGGCAGTCCCTTGGTGAGACTAATCCTTTGATAGGCTCTTTACTCCAAGAGCGGCAAGATGTTATTGCAAGAATTGCACAACATTTGGAACACATTGATCCAACAGCATCACATATCCCCCGGCAGTCATTCAATGTGCATGATTCCAATTCATTTCCTTCTAAAGTGTTTAGGAATTTGTATGAAGACAAACATTTATTGGAGAAAAACAAGGATGATGCTTCTGTTTCCATTTCTAATGCAAAATTCTCCTTGACAGAAGACAGCAGAGAAGGCAAAAACCTAATATCTGATATATCTTTTAGTTCTCCTAAATGCAATAGTAAAGTGAAGTCCTCTTTGAAACCTCAAGTAAGAAGAAATCAGCCCCAGGAAAATCTTAGTGAAATTGTCCAAAAGACATTTCAGGAGACGCAGAATAAATCTACTAGTTTATCGACTTCCTCAAATATGTCTCAttgcaaagaaaataatttagattTGACAAGCAGACTGCAAAATACATTTTCTGGATGTCAACTGAAGGAGCAAGAAAATAGCAATGGAATTGATAAACAGTATTCAGATTACAACAGTATTGACAAACAGATTTGCACaagtaaatctaacaaaaaaataataacaaatgagAATTGTAATCCAGAATCTTTAAACAATCACCAGTTtgatcattcaaaaaatattgacTCTAAAATAAAAGTTACTATGTTGGAAATGTCCGGATATTTGCACAAACGTGaaaataaatgctcaaataaagATTTGAAAAGGCCCAAGACTTATGAACAAAATATACAACTTAATAGTACAGAAAGTTGTTACTATAATAAAGATAATGATGGTTTCAAATGCAAAAAGCcagaccaattaaaaaatgaacaggaaaaaaatgagcCAATTGATGAAAATTCTCAATACCGTTCCCAgagaaaggatataaaagactctTTATCTACATGTGAACAACTGAAAAATACAGCAGTTCTG AATGTCCCACTGAAACAATCAAGTATGTGGCGAAAACATAATTTTCATTCCTTGGATGGAACCTCAACCAGGGCCTTCCATCCTCAAACTGGATTGCCTCTTCTTTCAAGTCCt GTTCCTCAAAGGAAAACACAGTCAGGTTGTTTTGATCTGGATTCTTCATTACTCCATCTGAAAAGCTTGTCATCTAGAAG tccTCAGCCATGTTTAAACATTGGAAATGATCCAGATGTTCATGAAAGACCATTTTTGAGTTCTAGTGCTCCACCTATAACAAGTCTTAGTCTCCTAGGAAATTTTGAG GAATCTGTGTTGAATTATCGTTTAGATCCTCTCGGCATTGTTGATGGTTTTACTGCCGAGGTGGGGGCAAGTGGTGTTTTCTGCCCCACACATTTGACTCTTCCTGTTGAAGTGTCATTCTACAGTGTTTCAGATGATAATGCTCCCTCTCCTTATATG ggTGTGATTACTTTAGAGTCCCTTGGTAAAAGGGGTTATCGAGTACCTCCTTCAGGAACGATACAAGTG ACCTTATTTAATCCTAATAAGACTGTGGTGAAGATGTTTGTTGTGACATATGACTTGCGAGGTATGCCAGCCAATCATCAGACATTCCTTCGACAAAGAACTTTTTCTGTACCTGTTAAACAAGAAATGAAGAGAAGTGTTAATAAAGAGAACATCCGACATAGAGAAGAACGGTTATTACGCTACCTCATACATCTGAG gttCCAGAGTTCCAAATCTGGAAAGATCTACCTCCATAGAGATGTACGGCTCCTGTTCTCTAGAAAGTCAATGGAAGTTGATAGCGGTGCTGCATATGAACTCAAATCTTACACTGAATCACCGACAAATCCTCAGTTTTCACCAAGATGTTAA